The Streptomyces sp. CC0208 genome window below encodes:
- a CDS encoding gamma-aminobutyraldehyde dehydrogenase, whose translation MHNPGSATPDRFAAQERFADGAQFIGGRLTKGTSGRTHAVVDPASGEEVFTYELAGVEDVDAAVAAAHAAFPGWAATTPGDRSDALHRFAAVLAERAEDFARAESLQCGKPLKLTREFDVPGTIDNTSFFAGAARHLQGQSAGEYSGDHTSYVRREPIGVVGSIAPWNYPLQMAAWKILPAVAAGNTIVLKPAEITPLTSLLFAQAATDAGIPDGVINIVTGTGKEAGERLVGHPDVAMTSFTGSTAVGKRVAEVATATVKRLHLELGGKAPFVVFDDADLEAAVNGAVAGALINTGQDCTAATRAYVQRPLYEAFVERTAALMETVRLGDPFAAGTDLGPLISHVQRDRVAGFVDRARGYARVVTGGQAPGGELAKGAYYKPTLVADAAQDSEIVQSEIFGPVLVVLPFDSDDEGIRLANDTPYGLAASAWSRDVYRANRATREIKAGCVWVNDHIPIISEMPHGGYKASGFGKDMSSYSFEEYTQIKHVMFDNTAVAAKDWHRTIFGDR comes from the coding sequence ATGCACAACCCGGGCAGTGCCACCCCGGACCGGTTCGCGGCCCAGGAGCGGTTCGCCGACGGCGCGCAGTTCATCGGAGGGCGCCTCACCAAGGGGACCTCCGGTCGTACGCACGCGGTCGTGGATCCCGCGAGCGGTGAGGAGGTCTTCACCTATGAGCTGGCGGGCGTCGAGGACGTGGACGCCGCCGTCGCCGCGGCTCACGCCGCCTTCCCGGGGTGGGCGGCCACCACTCCCGGTGACCGGTCCGACGCCCTGCACCGGTTCGCCGCCGTGCTCGCCGAGCGGGCCGAGGACTTCGCCCGCGCGGAGTCGCTCCAGTGCGGGAAGCCGCTGAAGCTGACCCGGGAGTTCGACGTCCCGGGCACCATCGACAACACTTCGTTCTTCGCCGGGGCCGCTCGGCATCTTCAGGGGCAGTCCGCCGGTGAGTACTCCGGGGACCACACGTCGTACGTCCGGCGTGAGCCCATCGGTGTCGTCGGGTCCATCGCGCCCTGGAACTACCCGCTCCAGATGGCCGCCTGGAAAATCCTTCCTGCCGTCGCCGCGGGCAACACCATCGTTCTGAAGCCTGCCGAGATCACTCCGCTGACCTCCCTTCTCTTCGCCCAGGCCGCCACCGACGCCGGGATTCCCGACGGGGTCATCAACATCGTCACCGGGACCGGGAAGGAGGCGGGGGAGCGGCTGGTCGGGCATCCCGACGTGGCCATGACCTCCTTCACCGGGTCGACGGCCGTCGGCAAGCGGGTCGCCGAGGTCGCCACCGCCACCGTCAAACGGCTGCACCTGGAACTCGGCGGCAAGGCTCCCTTTGTGGTCTTCGACGACGCCGACCTGGAGGCCGCCGTCAACGGGGCGGTCGCGGGCGCGCTCATCAACACCGGGCAGGACTGCACGGCCGCCACGCGCGCGTACGTGCAGCGGCCCCTCTACGAGGCGTTCGTGGAGCGAACCGCCGCCCTGATGGAGACCGTCCGGCTCGGCGATCCCTTCGCCGCCGGTACCGATCTGGGGCCGCTGATCTCGCATGTCCAGCGGGACCGGGTCGCCGGGTTCGTCGACCGTGCGCGGGGTTACGCGCGTGTGGTGACCGGTGGACAGGCGCCGGGCGGGGAGCTCGCCAAGGGGGCGTACTACAAGCCGACGCTGGTGGCCGACGCCGCTCAGGACAGCGAGATCGTCCAGTCCGAGATCTTCGGGCCGGTCCTGGTCGTGCTGCCCTTCGACAGTGACGACGAGGGCATCCGGCTCGCCAACGACACCCCTTACGGACTCGCGGCCTCCGCCTGGAGCCGGGACGTCTACCGGGCGAACCGGGCCACGCGGGAGATCAAGGCCGGGTGCGTGTGGGTCAACGACCACATCCCGATCATCAGCGAGATGCCACACGGCGGGTACAAGGCGTCCGGCTTCGGCAAGGACATGTCCTCGTACTCGTTCGAGGAGTACACCCAGATCAAGCACGTTATGTTCGACAATACGGCGGTTGCGGCAAAGGACTGGCACCGCACGATCTTCGGGGACCGTTAG